The genomic DNA CGGTGCGCGAGCAGTTGGCGCAGCACCCGTTGACGACGGGCCTGCACGTGGCCGCGGCGGTGGTCGACGCGCTGCGACCGGGGGACCAACTGGTGCTCGGGGCGTCCAATCCGGTGCGCGACGTGGCCCTGGTCGGCCTGAATGCCGCGGGCGTCACAGTGCGGTCCAACCGTGGGGTGGCCGGCATCGACGGCACCGTCTCCACGGCGGTGGGCGCCGCGCTGGCGCACGGCGGGCGCACGCTCGCGTTGATCGGGGACCTGACGTTCGTCCACGACAGCTCCGGGCTGCTGATCGGACCCACCGAACCGGTGCCTCCGGACCTCACCATCATCGTGTCCAACGACAACGGCGGCGGCATCTTCGAGCTCCTGGAGCAGGGTGACCCGCGCTTCCACGACGTGGCCTCGCGGGTGTTCGGCACACCGCACGACGTGGACGTCGGCGCGCTGTGCCGGGCCTATCACGTGGAGCACCGCGCACTCGAACTCGCCGAACTGCCCAGCGCGCTGGACGAACCCGGAACGGGGTTGCGGGTGCTGGAGGTGAAAGCCGACCGGTCCTCGCTGCGGACGCTGCACGCGGCCATCAAGGCGGCGCTCTAGTGGGTCGCGTGAAACGCTTGTGGCACATCCTGATCCACGGTCCCGGTGGCGAAGTGTCGCACACCAGGGCCGGGCGCATGATCCGGTGGGCGCGAGTGGCGGTACTGCTGATCACCATGCTGGTGACGTTGCAATCGGTGCTCCTGGTCGCCGGGGCCTGGCGCGATGACCTGGCGATCGCTTCCAACATGGGTGTCGCCGAGGCTCAGGTCCTCGACGCCGGGCCGCGGCGGTCCACCATCGAATTCGTCACCCCGGACCGGGTGACCTACCGTCCCGAGCTCGGTGTGCTGTATCCGTCCGAGCTGGAGAACGGTATGCGGATCTACGTCGAATACGATCGGTCCAACCCGGATCTGGTTCGGGTGCAGCACCGCAACGCACTGCTGGCCATCGTGCCGGCCACGTCGGTGGCCGTTGTCGGCTGGCTGGTGGCCGCCGCGGCACTGGTGGGTCTCGCGGTGCTGGAGAAGCGGATCGAGCTCAGCGCAACAGCGTCGTGAGCCACTGCTCGTCGGCGATGTCCACCACCTGTTCTCGGCCGAGGTCGTAAACCAGGGGAGTGCCCAGGTTGTTCGGTGAGATGTTTTCCAGCGCAGTGAAATTGAATTCCAACAGCGCGTCGGTGTCCACGGCGGTGTCGCCGTCGGCAATCCGGGTGACCACGGCGTCGGGCAACCCGCTGTCGGTGGCGATGTCGGCGAAATCCTGATCGGTGAAGTCGAAGAACGACAGGTCCTGGTTGGCCCACAACTCCTCCACGTAGTTCTGGAAGGTCGCGGCGTCCGTGCCGGTGTCGGTGGCGCTGTCGACGGCCAGGAACAGGGTGTTGCTGGCCGTGGCCGAGTAGTCGGTGAGGTATTCGTCGTCGAGGAAGGTCAGCGGCCGGTAGGTCACCGTCAGCCGGCCGGCCTCCATCGCGGCTTTCATCTCCTCGCCGTACCTGGCCTGCAGGTC from Mycolicibacterium tokaiense includes the following:
- a CDS encoding DsbA family protein, producing the protein MRLPGLALAAVVALALTGCAREVAGVAVPDPRTAGVTLTEDGFGIVAGFPDAPLQVEIFTEPQCSHCADLQARYGEEMKAAMEAGRLTVTYRPLTFLDDEYLTDYSATASNTLFLAVDSATDTGTDAATFQNYVEELWANQDLSFFDFTDQDFADIATDSGLPDAVVTRIADGDTAVDTDALLEFNFTALENISPNNLGTPLVYDLGREQVVDIADEQWLTTLLR
- a CDS encoding DUF3592 domain-containing protein, with amino-acid sequence MWHILIHGPGGEVSHTRAGRMIRWARVAVLLITMLVTLQSVLLVAGAWRDDLAIASNMGVAEAQVLDAGPRRSTIEFVTPDRVTYRPELGVLYPSELENGMRIYVEYDRSNPDLVRVQHRNALLAIVPATSVAVVGWLVAAAALVGLAVLEKRIELSATAS